The Coffea arabica cultivar ET-39 chromosome 1e, Coffea Arabica ET-39 HiFi, whole genome shotgun sequence genome has a window encoding:
- the LOC113693001 gene encoding uncharacterized protein → MLVWNIRRIAGRASIRCLKKLLRLHSVTFLVIIEPMVDAGQLDDFTSRFGFHLGVCNSSNKIWVMWRSGFAVNVLVNNDQLIHMQVCHDSWTFVAHGSFVYGKCSRVERRALWSALGLISEEMGTKPWLVGGDFNVVAAADKYAGQAAQDLTAMAEFAECISACGLKEIPFSGSRYTWTGIRQGRRIWKRLDRLLMNLEWQRRFSGSVVKHLNRATSDHSPQLLQLSPGFPTGPKSFRFQDMWLNHHGFLMVVRQCWDQPTDGYGMFHFFLKLKRLKQALRTWNQDVFDNIFEKVSKAEEEVRLKELQLEVTDSDEARVQWSQAQAALLKHLTDEETFWKQQARVKWLREGDANTRYFHSHLLDKRARLSITRIYNLEGEVVESANDIGTAAVAFFQSLLAEVPPINNTAICRLLEAIPPLVTPDQNAQLI, encoded by the coding sequence ATGCTAGTATGGAATATCCGGAGAATTGCTGGCCGTGCCTCAATTCGCTGTTTGAAGAAGCTGTTACGTTTACATTCAGTAACTTTTCTAGTCATCATCGAGCCGATGGTTGATGCTGGTCAGCTAGATGATTTTACGTCCCGTTTTGGTTTTCACCTTGGGGTATGTAACTCCTCCAATAAAATATGGGTAATGTGGCGGTCTGGCTTTGCTGTAAATGTTTTAGTAAACAATGACCAACTTATTCACATGCAAGTTTGCCATGATTCTTGGACCTTTGTTGCTCACGGGTCCTTTGTTTATGGCAAATGCTCGCGAGTTGAACGTCGCGCCTTATGGTCAGCCCTGGGATTAATATCGGAGGAAATGGGGACTAAGCCGTGGCTTGTAGGAGGCGATTTCAATGTTGTAGCTGCTGCTGATAAATATGCCGGACAGGCTGCACAAGACTTGACCGCAATGGCTGAGTTTGCTGAATGTATATCTGCATGTGGTCTCAAAGAGATTCCCTTCTCGGGCAGTCGTTACACTTGGACTGGTATCCGCCAAGGCAGGAGAATCTGGAAGCGTTTAGATAGACTCCTGATGAATCTGGAATGGCAACGTCGTTTCTCTGGCAGCGTAGTGAAACATCTTAATCGCGCTACCTCAGACCATAGCCCACAGTTATTGCAACTCTCCCCAGGGTTCCCCACTGGGCCGAAGTCGTTTCGCTTCCAAGACATGTGGTTAAATCACCATGGTTTCCTCATGGTGGTTCGCCAGTGCTGGGATCAACCGACAGATGGATATGGAatgtttcattttttcctcaaattGAAACGTTTAAAGCAAGCCTTGCGTACTTGGAACCAAGATGTATTTGATAATATTTTCGAGAAAGTCTCCAAAGCTGAGGAGGAAGTAAGGCTAAAGGAGTTGCAACTTGAGGTGACAGATTCGGATGAGGCTCGAGTGCAATGGAGTCAGGCCCAGGCTGCACTGCTGAAACACCTAACTGATGAGGAAACTTTCTGGAAACAGCAAGCCAGAGTGAAGTGGCTGAGGGAGGGCGACGCAAATACTCGGTATTTTCACTCCCACCTGTTGGATAAGCGGGCACGGCTCTCGATCACCAGGATCTACAATTTAGAGGGTGAGGTTGTTGAAAGTGCAAATGACATTGGGACAGCGGCAGTGGCTTTCTTTCAATCGCTGTTAGCGGAGGTTCCACCAATAAACAACACTGCTATTTGCAGGCTGCTAGAGGCCATCCCACCTCTTGTTACCCCAGATCAGAATGCGCAACTCATCTAG